One Amblyomma americanum isolate KBUSLIRL-KWMA chromosome 8, ASM5285725v1, whole genome shotgun sequence DNA window includes the following coding sequences:
- the LOC144101675 gene encoding uncharacterized protein LOC144101675, whose translation MSITLIAAIILVLRTKPSDDGATFETDLTYRKPATTPTELATTAAATKETTVKTTTKRRLVLDSRTLLCTYGIETNTTTVFPEDGICDLIFFDSAYKNNINVPLQEDTFGEGMNAVLAAASRYQSTEFGVAFSYLYIEWLTNDMRETNPTILDAFWRSGVFHFGIIDMPASNVSYDKIREVFTLLKELSIVAMKRPDTLGQPYIVLGAVPQKHADFYALRMRDIYTPTLFISQGHYAFGDNTVPGCKVLPPTMLRKPAASQGYTYDLTDALSALKQIQDTGVSAKWLVSFTMKGRWTVVKPKFPLELSSECNRDRYAKSFGTYVEVCTDAVYGKNLNYVQRLEAMYTYHRSHRTMFVYDNEEGLCRKMCQVKSKNNHLQFGIAIYDLEYDDYNNHCSDLNVYGKFSRLKMVRKVVEYLRSSSGSGGSCEDDVPCPSGASA comes from the exons ATGTCCATCACCCTGATCGCCGCGATTATCTTGGTTCTCAGGACAA AGCCCTCGGATGACGGCGCAACCTTTGAGACCGACCTTACGTACCGCAAGCCGGCGACGACCCCAACGGAGCTTGCGACGACGGCAGCGGCCACGAAGGAGACTACCGTGAAAACAACAACCAAAAGAC GGTTGGTCTTGGATTCTCGTACCTTGCTGTGCACCTACGGCATAGAGACAAACACCACTACCGTGTTTCCCGAAGACGGAATTTGCGACCTCATATTCTTCGACTCAGCCTACAAGAACAACATCAACGTTCCATTGCAGGAGGACACATTTGGCGAGGGCATGAACGCTGTTCTGGCAGCGGCCTCGCGCTATCAAAGCACCGAGTTCGGAGTGGCATTCAGTTACTT GTACATCGAATGGCTGACCAACGACATGAGAGAGACCAACCCGACAATTCTGGACGCTTTCTGGCGGTCTGGTGTTTTCCACTTCGGCATCATCGACATGCCCGCTTCCAATGTCAGCTACGACAAAATCAGAGAAGTCTTCACCCTGCTCAAG GAACTGAGCATCGTGGCTATGAAGAGGCCTGACACATTAGGGCAACCTTACATCGTGCTTGGGGCCGTGCCACAAAAACATGCCGACTTCTACGCACTGAGGATGAG gGACATCTACACCCCGACTTTGTTCATATCACAGGGCCACTATGCTTTCGGGGACAACACAGTGCCCGGCTGCAAAGTCTTACCACCCACCATGCTGCGAAAGCCGGCTGCCTCTCAAGGATACACCTACGACCTG ACCGATGCATTGTCAGCTCTGAAGCAGATCCAGGACACGGGTGTGTCTGCCAAGTGGCTGGTGTCCTTCACCATGAAGGGGCGCTGGACGGTGGTCAAGCCCAAGTTTCCCTTAGAATTGTCATCGGAGTGCAACAGGGACCGGTACGCTAAATCATTCGGGACTTACGTTGAG GTTTGCACTGATGCTGTTTACGGCAAGAATCTTAACTACGTCCAAAGGCTCGAGGCGATGTACACATATCATCGTTCTCATAGAACCATGTTTGTGTACGACAACGAGGAGGGTCTCTGCAGAAAG ATGTGCCAGGTGAAGTCCAAGAATAACCACCTCCAATTTGGCATCGCGATCTACGACCTCGAGTACGATGACTACAACAATCACTGCTCCGACTTGAACGTTTACGGCAAATTCAGTCGACTCAAGATGGTCCGCAAGGTGGTGGAATACTTGCGGTcgtcatcgggcagcggcggcagttGCGAAGACGATGTGCCTTGCCCCTCAGGCGCCTCTGCTTGA